A window of the Verrucomicrobiia bacterium genome harbors these coding sequences:
- a CDS encoding ATP-dependent Clp protease ATP-binding subunit — MPRLTQVPVCLWRDGAGGFTATLVQDFENASAVGLTADEALRQMKEFLQWACEAQCWRVETDLEKVALTEVKVSVRPEHRSGERRVLGEQPATMRVPCVWAWDVARGWVASLPTLGVHFDFAEPERLKELVVHYAQSAMQGLGPNELALRLRVRDVELRMVPVRVGGTGRGGATRMESRWPALTAVAEAVQGAHGVQSRIGPAWERGEAVERLVARLRDGRANLAVVGEPGVGKTTVLAEAFRRLARLPTAPASGEELPGEEEAVPTGNRYWLTGAARLIAGMQYLGQWEARCEEMIGELADAGGILWVESLIDLVRLGGSGPGDSVAAFLLPFLTRGELRMVAEAQPAEIEACRRLLPGWVDAFEVCRIEPMTEGATLSALRKMTAAASQARRVEVVPGAVEAAARLFQRFRPGETLPGPAAQFLRRVVDRVSAAGTAQLDAPAVWKEFTRATGLPETLYRDDRPLPHEEVRLALAARVVGQDAGCEAAANVVTTLKAGLNDPARPVAALFFCGPTGVGKTALAQTLAQFLFGHGEGASDRLVRLDMSEYAGPTAADRLLQRPDGEPAAWIAQVRRQPFSVLLLDEIEKAAPEVFDLLLGLLDEGRLTDRLGRTTTFRSTVVIMTSNLGASAAGALGFGTGGGPAYEAEAMSFFRPEFFNRLDSVVTFSPLPPEVVRRIARLELEGVPEREGMARAGLKMVWDPELEAHLAAVGFDRRYGARPLQRTVEREVVRPLAAFLLKHPDLSHCTLRARLVEGRVVWEIEG; from the coding sequence ATGCCACGACTCACCCAGGTTCCCGTCTGTCTCTGGCGCGATGGCGCCGGGGGGTTCACGGCGACGCTGGTGCAGGACTTCGAGAACGCCTCGGCGGTGGGATTGACGGCGGACGAGGCGCTGCGGCAGATGAAGGAGTTCCTCCAGTGGGCGTGCGAAGCGCAGTGCTGGCGGGTGGAGACGGATCTCGAGAAGGTGGCGCTGACCGAGGTGAAGGTGTCGGTCCGGCCCGAGCATCGATCGGGGGAACGGCGGGTCCTGGGGGAGCAACCGGCGACGATGCGGGTGCCCTGCGTCTGGGCCTGGGACGTCGCCCGGGGCTGGGTGGCGTCGCTGCCCACGTTGGGGGTGCATTTCGACTTCGCCGAACCGGAGCGCCTCAAGGAACTGGTGGTGCATTATGCGCAGTCGGCGATGCAGGGGCTGGGCCCGAACGAACTGGCCCTGCGCCTGCGGGTCCGGGACGTGGAACTGCGGATGGTGCCGGTGCGGGTTGGGGGGACGGGTCGGGGAGGAGCAACCCGGATGGAGTCGCGTTGGCCGGCGTTGACGGCGGTGGCCGAGGCGGTCCAGGGAGCGCATGGAGTTCAGTCGAGGATCGGCCCGGCATGGGAACGGGGTGAGGCGGTGGAGCGCCTGGTGGCGCGATTGCGGGACGGCCGGGCCAACCTGGCGGTGGTGGGGGAACCCGGGGTGGGGAAGACAACGGTTCTGGCCGAGGCCTTTCGGCGTCTGGCCCGGCTGCCCACGGCGCCGGCGTCGGGGGAGGAGTTGCCGGGGGAGGAAGAGGCGGTTCCGACCGGGAACCGGTACTGGCTGACCGGGGCGGCCCGGTTGATTGCGGGGATGCAGTATCTGGGACAGTGGGAGGCGCGGTGCGAGGAGATGATCGGGGAACTGGCGGACGCGGGCGGGATCCTGTGGGTGGAGAGTCTGATCGATCTCGTGCGCCTGGGCGGGTCCGGGCCGGGCGACAGTGTGGCGGCCTTCCTGCTGCCGTTCCTGACGCGGGGCGAACTGCGGATGGTGGCCGAAGCGCAGCCTGCGGAAATCGAGGCGTGCCGGCGTTTGCTGCCCGGCTGGGTGGATGCCTTCGAGGTCTGCCGGATCGAACCCATGACGGAAGGGGCGACGCTGTCGGCCCTGCGCAAGATGACTGCGGCGGCGTCCCAGGCGCGGCGGGTCGAGGTGGTGCCGGGGGCGGTCGAGGCGGCGGCGCGATTGTTCCAGAGGTTTCGGCCAGGCGAGACGCTGCCGGGGCCGGCGGCGCAGTTTCTGCGGCGGGTGGTGGATCGGGTGTCCGCTGCGGGAACGGCCCAGCTCGACGCTCCTGCGGTGTGGAAGGAGTTCACCCGGGCGACGGGGTTGCCGGAGACGTTGTACCGGGATGACCGGCCGCTGCCGCACGAGGAGGTGCGACTGGCGCTGGCGGCGCGGGTGGTGGGTCAGGACGCGGGATGCGAGGCAGCGGCGAACGTGGTGACGACCCTGAAGGCGGGCCTGAACGATCCGGCGCGACCGGTGGCCGCGCTGTTCTTCTGCGGTCCGACCGGGGTTGGCAAGACCGCTCTGGCCCAGACCCTGGCGCAGTTCCTGTTCGGGCATGGGGAGGGGGCGTCCGACCGGTTGGTGCGGCTCGACATGAGCGAGTATGCGGGGCCGACGGCGGCGGACCGGTTGCTGCAGCGGCCTGATGGCGAACCGGCCGCGTGGATCGCGCAGGTGCGGCGCCAGCCGTTCTCGGTGCTGCTGCTGGACGAGATCGAGAAGGCGGCGCCGGAGGTGTTTGATCTGCTGCTGGGACTGCTGGACGAGGGGAGGCTCACGGACCGGCTGGGGCGGACCACGACGTTCCGGAGCACGGTGGTGATCATGACCTCGAATTTGGGGGCCAGCGCGGCGGGGGCGCTGGGGTTCGGCACCGGGGGCGGGCCGGCCTACGAGGCGGAGGCGATGTCGTTCTTCCGTCCGGAGTTCTTCAACCGGCTGGACAGCGTGGTGACGTTCTCACCGTTGCCGCCCGAGGTGGTGCGGCGCATCGCCCGGCTGGAACTCGAAGGGGTGCCGGAGCGGGAAGGGATGGCGCGCGCCGGTTTGAAGATGGTCTGGGATCCGGAATTGGAGGCGCACCTGGCGGCGGTGGGTTTCGACCGGCGTTACGGGGCCCGGCCGCTGCAAAGGACCGTCGAGCGCGAGGTGGTGCGACCGCTGGCGGCCTTCCTTCTGAAGCATCCGGATCTCTCGCACTGCACTTTGCGCGCCCGATTGGTGGAGGGGCGGGTCGTGTGGGAGATCGAAGGTTGA